In Archocentrus centrarchus isolate MPI-CPG fArcCen1 chromosome 23, fArcCen1, whole genome shotgun sequence, the sequence AATGCCCGAGTACCCTCACAAGTACTGGGCTGTGTCAGGTGCTAAGGAGGGTTACAGTGGGGTGGCCGTGCTCTGCAAGACTGAACCCCTCAAAGTGACCTATGGAATTGGTAATGAGTCTCTTTATATGCTGTTCTATCAATTCAGACTATTAAATGTCTTTagaaatggcaaaaacaaaacatgtagagcagcattttatttaaatatgtgtaATTCCTCTACATTTGCAGTAAACACCAAGTTTAAATTAAGAGTGGATAAAATCAAATAGGACTGTGCAGGAGTGCAACACGAGGCTCCATTGGTTGCTTAGCAGGTGCTCCCAACAACCAGCAGTAAAACTGTCATTAGGGATGCAGCGATTGAAAAAGGATGCAAAATACAAACTGTTGGTTATATTTTGCATAATGTGTACTGATGCTGGCCCAGAATTTTACAGTCTTTTACAGTTTTTGACTGTTCCCATCATGGTTTAGTTTGTCAGCCGTTTAATTCTTTAACGCCGTTATGAATCGTCGGTGACACGCTTGCACAAGTGCACTTTGCTTTGAGGTTTGTTCTCTTGGAAAAACTTAGagggtttctgaaagctgagaaattgcacttcactgCCAACAAGtagttattacagtaatttcacTCTCACTaatggaggaaacccacagatTTGCTCCTTTGGTTCCAAAAAATAAACTTCTTGGAGGCTTCCCATGTACCACAGTTTGATAAGGTCTAGGGAAATCAAAgttttataaaaatatagaCTTGATTTCAActcacaattttttaaaaacatttagctACCACAAAAGTGACACAATAAAGCATGCAAATATCAGCCACTAACAAGTCCAACTTAGTTGCCAGTACCATTCAGTACCAGCTGATTTATCAGTGCATCCCTAATCGCACTGACCAGCAACTGGctggcactttatactgtacagAAGCAGAGTCCCACTCCAGAGCTAAAACTGTCATATTGTTGCCTTACCagtgtaacattttaaataaagccaACAGACATTCTTTACTACACTTTAACATATTAAACCTACACAAGAAATGGTTTAATTGATACTCATGAAGCATCTTATTTTCACTAATCCTCTAGGCAAAGAGGAGCATGACAAGGAGGGCCGTGTCATCACTGCTGAGTTTCCAAACTTCTACCTGGTGACGGCCTACGTGCCAAATGCTGGCAGAGGCCTTGTTCGCCTCGATTACCGCAAAACCTGGGATGTGGACTTCCGGGCGTACCTGAGTGAGCTGGACGTGCAGAAGCCCCTGGTGCTGTGTGGAGACCTCAATGTCGCTCACCAGGAGATCGACCTGAAGAACCCCAAGGGGAACAAGAAAAACGCCGGCTTCACCCCCGAGGAGCGCGAAGGCTTCAGCCAGCTCCTGTCGGCAGGTTTCACCGACAGCTTCCGTGAGCTGTACCCCGAGCAGACCAATGCCTACACCTTCTGGACCTACATGATGAACGCCCGCTCAAAGAATGTGGGCTGGAGGCTCGACTACTTTGTGCTGTCATCTTCTCTGCTGCCAGGCTTGTGTGACAGCAAGATCCGCAACAAGGTGCTGGGGAGCGACCACTGCCCCATCACTCTGCACATAGCTGTGTAAGGTCACTGAGGTCAGCAGGCTTTGCATAACCTTCAGTCTGTTCCCTTCATGTCTTTTTCAACTTGTATGCTCAGCCACTGAGGCATCATCTTCTCTACGGAGTGCTGCTCAAACTCACTCTTGTAGTAAATTCAACTGTAGCTTAGCAGTTTAGGACTTGtactttactgttttttttttgtttttccacataAGATGTTCAGAAAATGACCTCACAAAACACAATTTGTGTCTTCCTGTAACTGAATTTGTCTCTAAATGAAGTCATGTCCAAATTTCTTTTGACAATTTTGTAACAGATGCAACACTAAATGTTCAAAATGTGTAAGCTAATTTTCAGGACCTGCAggatatttgttactgttttaaagtgaatcaactgctgttaaaagaaaatgtctTAAGCTTCTTTTCCAAACCAGTGTTAAAGTTTCTGTTGTCAAACTTTCCCACACTTGCCAATAAAAGACTGAATTATGTAGGACCTTgttctttttattgtttgagGAATTTAAGCCAAGATGAGACTACAgagtcacaaacacaaacttctaGTCAGTGTACTTTACCGGCAACATGGTCTAGAATTCAAATGCAGTCAATATAATGGAAATCATTTCTATGTTAACTTCATGACGTGTGTCCGTTGATGCATTTTGAGATTATAAGACTGCCTGAAACCCTTCCCACATTCTCCACAGACATATGGTTTCTCCCCTGAATGTGTTCGCTGGTGTCTCTTCAGGCGGTTGGCGCTCaggaagctcttgtcacactcgTTGCAGGAGTACGGCCGGACTCCGGTGTGGTAGCGCAGATGGATGGTAAGGTAGCAAGACTGAGTGAACTTCTTACCACAGTGGGGGCACTGGAAGGGCTTGTGGCCCGTGTGGAATCGCTCGTGCTTCAAAAGCTCGGCGTGGGAGAAGAAACCCTTCCCACAGTCGGAGCAGAGGTACGGCCTCTCACCCGAATGCGTCAGCTCGTGTCTGATTAGTGTCGCCTTGTACACGAAACTCTTGTCACACTGTGAGCAGCTGAAAACGTTTTCCCTGGTGTGGCAGCGCTCGTGTTTCTTCATGTTACGTTCTCTCTTGAAGCTCTTGCCGCAGAACGCACACATGAATGGCATTTCCTCTGAGTGGATCTTCATGTGGCTCAGCAGACCACCCTTGTAGAGGAAGCCCTTGCCAcactgtgtgcatatgtgtggcCGCTCTTTCTGATGAATCCGCTGGTGTGCGGTAAGAGCTGCCCGGTAGGCAAAGCTCTTTCCACAGTTGCAGGCATGAACTCTTTCTTCTTGATGAGTCTGGAGGTGCCTGTTGAGGTAGCTGACACAGCTGAAACCCAAATCACAGCGAGGGCATTTGTAAGACTCCTCTGACTTGTCAGCATCCACGCTGTGGGTCTTTAGGTGCCTCACCAGTGCCGATTTCCAGGCGAACGCCCGCCCACACTCCGAGCACAGGTACTCGCCGTTTTCCATGTGGGTGCTcttgtgctctttttgagcagcCAAGGACTTGAAGACCTCTCCACAGATCACACATTCGTACTGGCGTCCTGAGGCATGCGTCTGCTTGTGCCTCTCCAGCGACTGTTTAAAAGAGAAACACCGACCGCACTGAGAGCAAGCGAAGGGCTGCTCTCCTGTGTGGATGCGCTGGTGAGCTCTTAGTAAAGAATGGAACCTGAAGCTTTTCTCACAGTCTGCACAACTAAAATATCCCTCTTCATCTGTGAGGGCCTGAAGGGACGACCTGTCCTCAGTGGTCTTGACAGAGTGAACCTCATCAATGTGCTGCTGAACCTGTGCTTCTTCTGAGTGATGGAAGGAGCATGTGGGACAGGAGAAAGCATCTACTCCTCCATCTGCTGCAGAAccttatggagaaaaaaaaaaattacaaactgGAGCAAGAAATTTACTTTGCTAAGAAAGAActgttaaatacacaaacaatgttttaaataaacaaattgaactgaattgaatgaaaTGTCTCAAAAATGAGCCTGGTATCAAATGTTGGTAAAATCGAGCCTGTTACAGTGATATCTGTGGTGTAAAGGTAAAATCAagcatggcttcattaaaaatgtttaagttATTATACAAAAAAAGTTGACTTTGACCCTCTATTCTGGTAAAAGACAAAACTCTCCTGCTTCCAGTTAGATCAGATTGCAGCATCCTGACTTCTTACTGGTTTTAACAGACACCACCACATTGCCCCAATcccggcttctctccactgtcttcCTGTATgctttagaattgattttaagacTGATAACTCTTACAGCACTCCTGAATCTGGCCCCAAGCCACACAGCAGAAATattgacctgtacagggtgagGTCCTTCTAGCTGTTCCAAAGTCGAGGATCAAATCTGAAGGTGACCTTGCTTTTGAAATGACTGCCCAAGAGGCTAAAACTTACAGAATCAGTGACGTCCTTGACTACTTCATATACACACTCTTGCAGATTTGCTGTTATGTGATGGCTTTTATCGCCCTTTGTTTTACTGTCATGAGTGCTTTTATTCCTTTAATTCGTGTTTATTGAATATGCAATTTGAGTTTTGCATTTTCTGTGATGTTTTGTTCCATCTCAACTTGAAATgagtaaagttttgtttttgaccCCAGTGTCCTGCTTTGATTTTTGTTTAGTACTCAAACGCACtgaaactaaagaaaaacacCAGCAAAGAGAAAATTGCTGTAAAAGCACACAAACCACAACGGAAGTGTTTTTGGGGACACAATAATGTGACGGAACAAATGTGGACGTGAAAGCTAACAGTAATTATATCTACAGTATTATATGAATCAtgcaattaaaaacacacattaccTGTATCCCTTACAACACCAATGAATCCTCTGCTTCTTTTAAGTGTGTCTCAGTGCGATTCTTCACACGCTTTTTGGTTTCTGTCACTTCCGTAGCTGTTCCGTCACGTTATTGTCTCCCCAAAAACACTTCTGTTGTGtcttgagattttttttcccccttcttcctttttgttttactccactttccttgtgttttgtatgCTTTTGCAACATTTTTCTATTTGCAGTTGTTTTCTTAAGTTGTGGTGCATTTGACATCTCAGGGCTACCGTAGCTTTTGCTCATATTTCAGAGTCCctaaaacaattgtttttaaaaaggtgctATAAAGTTATTATTACTAGACATTTGTAATCTTATTTTGAGTTACAAACAAGTTACTTACAAATTAGCTTCTACTCTTGATCTAACTTATGGATGATTCCTTTATCTCTGATTGTGTATTTGTGGTAAAAAGCTTCAAAAACTTCAAAAATCAAGAACACTCACTGTCATCAGCATCCTTTGATGAGACCATGGGTGACCCATACGAGTGTTctgcactgtaacaaaaaggggcaaataatcaaaaatcattttaattaccCTGTTTTCCCACCACTTTTATAATTATTCATACACCATGAAATTATATGCACAACTAAACCTGCATGCCTGCAAATCTTGCATCACAGCACCACAACAACCTAatcagaaactaaaaaaaaacatttctgagacAAAACCCATCAAAAAGAAGTTTTTACCAGCTGAAAGGCAAAGGCTTCAGTGGAGGGGGGTTCGCCCTGGTGAtctctttcctgtttttagccatcatttgcttctgtaaatTTATCAGCTGGATCTTCATGGTTGGTCTGCGTTTGCGCCCACTTGTACGAACCTTGCCTGGGGTGGTGACATCATTGTCAGATTCAGAGATGAGACCCTTAGGCTGAGAAGTGGGATGCTCTCCGCTCTTATCTCGCTCACCCTCTGGGCCACAGTTATCATTGGCTTGCACCTGGCAGTCCGATTCAGAGAGTTCAACATTAGCCTCACTAAAGTTGGCCTCAGCTATCTCAAAGGCTTGCCCATCCTCGCGGGGATCATCTGTAGGCACATTTGCACTGTGCTCATCAGTGTGAGTTTTTAGATGCCTCGCGAGCGACAGCTCCCAGTTGAATTTTTTGTTGCATTGATGACACGTGTAAACGCAGTCTTtcatgtgtgtttgcttgtgctCTGTGCGGGCCGACAGGGAGTGGAAGGTCTCCCCGCAGATGATGCAGTCGTACTTGCGTccggttttgtgtgtgtgcctgtgtctgTCGAGGGACTGCCTGAAGGAGAAGCAGCGGCCGCAGTCGCCGCAGCGGTGAGGGCGCTCCCCGGTGTGGATGACTCTGTGGGCAATTAGTGAAGAGGCAAACTTAAATTTCTTCTCACAGTCTGGGCAGTCATGCGGTCCTGCAGGTATTCCATGTTGAGAGGATGTCCAGTCGACCTCGTTTACTTCTGAATGAACgtttgtcttttcttgtgtATCTTCCTCCTCTGTTTCACCTGACCCCTCTTCCTTGGCTTTCTCTTCAGGAAGTGCTACCAGCAAATCTTCAGCCACTGTGTTAGCAACTCTTCCTTCAAAGCAGTTTTCTCCCATCACCACTTCAATATCACTGCTTGGACCCAATTCAACCTCTGCATAATCAGTCACTGTAATTATCTCAACtgcaacatcatccacaaatgtCACCGTGTGTGCGTCTTCACTGATGCCCTGTGCTGGATCTGACTGGCTGGGCTGTTCTGTAGGTTTTGACCCTCTGCTGGGAAGGACTGCAGAGAGTGAGGAAAGAATGCTGTCGCCCATACTTGAAGGTGGAACTGCAGAAACAGGATGAGGAAGATGCATGAGTtactcacacacacttgcagaaaaagtaaaatacaatTGATGTGATTgtaggaagtgactaaccatgTTGCTCTAAATGCCCAAGTTTTTTGTGGTGTTGAAGCAGATTTTTTAGGTCTGCAGGTTCAGAGACTGAATGCACACAATCCTCCAACACAGAGCATTCGGCTCTGAGCCAGGAAACAGTCTGtgggaaatgtatgaaaatatgCTTCACAACAAACGCAATATACTTAAACACAGGTTTGAACTTCAAAAATGCCAATGAAGATTAAAGATAAAACTGCTTATCCAGTAAACTACAGTAAAGGCAAAATTAACCCATTATTAGTAATtatgattaaataaatgaagctGATGTTCACAAGTGCAGACAGTAACCAGCAACTAAACGGTGCTACCAATCCATGTAGCATTAGTGACAgtgacataataataataatatgcagTAATCTCAAACTGTCTCTTTTTGCTATATGGCATAACAAGTGACACCGCAATATTAAACACAACTGgaaaactttttaaatatttaaaaaacctGCAAACTGATAATCCAGACCCACGCAGACTTGTAAAATTATGACAGCTGTAAGATTTCTCACTAGTTTAGGACCAAGAATGCACAAGCATTGAGCTTTTACTATTCATTTAATCTATATCAGTAATTTTATGTGTCATTGGATTTGAGATTATACTGACTGCTCAGAGCAAAGTATGCTGACACAGAGGGCAGTGGACagctaaacaaataaaagcagatCACTGTTATGCATTTACCTTTGAGAGctagaaaacaaaaactgctaTGAACGGCATGTACTGAATAGGGGTGTTTTTCTGATATAATACTTCCTCTATATTACAGTATCAGTATTTTTTACAGTAATCCTACAACAGCAAAGTAAGTTACtgaatcatttttattattattacttagtTTAAAAGTAAGCTGTGATGCTCTTGTATATTTATCAGCAACAACACCTCCCACCTCCTCAAGGTCAGGAACAGGTAACAGCTGAGTCAGTCGACAGTGGAACTCCCAAAAGAGTGTCTGCAGGTCACGGTCATACTGAGATCCAAACTCTGCAGGGAAGACCTCCTGTGATAAAAACAACTTTACTGGAACACAAGTGAAAGACAAGCATTTCTGTCTTCTGCAGGTGGGTTTAAAgtatcattttaatgttttaccacttaaaaaaataatgcatctttcatgttttatttttgtcatcattattttcagtctttaatttgatttaatgtatcttttgtggcattttcattcattaattTCGAGATATTGTGCATTAGCACTCTGAGTTACACTAAACAATACATAACATGATGTACAAACACTGTAACAATAACTTCAGTGGGTGTATTTGGCTTTAGACGGGTGTAAGTGATGCTGCCTCACCATGAAAAAGTTTTGTCTCTCTTCAGGGTCTTTGAGGAGAGTCTGAATCAACTCAAGAACGTTAACAGCTACATCCTCTGCTTCTGAAGCTTCTACCTGCAACACAGATGTATGTTAATCTGATTAAGGATCAAACACAAGCGTGCTGAATATGACAGCTCGAGCCATATTATAGACACTTACATCTAATGGGGTGGCATGTGGTGATTTAAACTTGTCCAGGTAAGGCAGGATCAACTCAGGTTTCACAAGCTGTTCACTTCGGCACAACTCAATAATATACTGTtgcggaggagaaaaaaaagtagcaaAAAAGCCCTGTGTTCACAGCTCAGTTCACCAGTCAACTGTCTATCTGCATCATGAGGGTAAAATTCTAAAgccttactttttaaaatatgactcATGCTTGTACTCACTCTAGCTCTTAATCCTAGGTTCAGCTGAGTCCTGTGCTTATAAATTAGCAGCTCAGGAACTATATCCATCACCAATGAGACAAACTCTGCCACCTTCCAGTAGTTCATCACATCATGTTGCCTTAGCACCTGCCACATCGAGGCTGTCATGAGCTGCAAAGGAGGAACCAGAAGGCGCAGCGATGCCAGAGATAAAGAATCACCTGTAACGAAAAAGAAAGCACCGAAAGCTGCAGCTCCCAGGCCCATTTATCCTGAAACAAAAGCCCATGCTTTCATACAATCCAATTTCCAAAAAGAGGTGTGCAATATAATTAAAAACGTGAATTTAATTAACGAATGCAAATAATTTCCATATTACATTTAAttgaaaacatgacaaaaatgtATAAAGAGAACATTTCAAATGTTAGAAAATCACTTTAACTTGTCACGTCAATATTTACAACATTTGAACTGTATAATACAGCGATGTCAAACTTAGGTTGTCATTTACAATTGACAAAACTCATTCAGTgatatttttgtattgtataattAAAACTGTATAATCAAACGATTATGTGTTAGATAATAGTCTGTAGTACATGTTTAGCAAGAGTGCTTTTGTTAATGCTCTACAGCAGCTGCTTGTTTTGAACGCAACCCTTCAGTGCATGTTCAATAACAACGATGTTCCTCAAACTCAATTAGCTTCAATTTTCCCATGTTTGCTACCCACAGTTTGAACATTCAACACTCAAATTCATAAAACACGCGTGTAAAAGGATTTATAATGCACAATAAAAACCGTCAAGATGACCTTGCTATCTGAGAATAAGCCAATAAGCTAGCTTACTGAGGTAATTTCACATACTGTATACTTAAGCCAATTTTGCTTGAATCGAATCGCTAAATGTCTGCATCgttcagaaaatgtgttttaatgtgttcCTCTACAAACACACCTTTGGACGTGGCCGTTAAAACCTCTGAGTCCATTTTCTTCTCAGGTCGGTGCTGAAAAGTTTGAGTAGCTGTTAGCTGTTATTAGCCTGACAACCACAAACACAGACCCAGAGGAAGACGTGGTGTCTATCCAACTGGAACTGCAAAAAGTCTCCTCTAAATTAAGCGAAATACTAGAAAAAACCGTGTGAATATGCCAAACATACATTTAAACGATATCATTGTTTTGCTGCTTAAGGGTTCTTCTTCTTTATATaggtttttactttactttacattCTTCTTGTTATTACCGCCATCTGCTGGAGGTTCTTTGTATCACGCCCCATACTCCCCTAATCAaacttctgctgctgcacaaTTTTTTCAAATACGCTGAATAGCAAATTATTGCATCTGTGgaccaaatgtgtgtgtgtgtgtgtatatatatatatatatatatatatatatatatatatatatatatatatatatatatattaggggtgggactcgattaaaaaatagatcgaattaattagaagctttgtaattaattaatcgcattttaatcacatttcaatatttaacatgagaaatatgaatttaagtttggttgatgaatgaatcaatatacataagcttaaacttcacgaagggtggaagtgctcctgtgacaAGCAAatatcataactggatagttttattcaacatttatGTCtcaatatagttggaaattaatcatttgctcagctgtattccttgatgttgaaatgtgttatgcttgttttaagagattattttgaattaaagaattaaaattaaaccactaAAAGGAGAAAAcgttcgttctctgtttaaccagctgcttttacacagctgtgcttcgcactcactttgctaggcgacatgagctacgcagaggtgacggcaggcgacgctgatatgaaggctagcctaaatttcatattcattaaagtaaaataatgcacAGGAAACCACTTTTTGACCTCTTCGTAACAGATGTAAAATTGTATCTTGACTCAATCTCAAACTCAGTTAACaaaaaggctataaaaacaataagtatTTGGAAAGACTATAACTTATTGTTGTAACTCgcatttatttgtgtaatttgtttttatttattttttattttttatttatttattttttccccttctgttccattttgacagttttctatctctatattttgactatattcttttttcattttatgtccTTGTTTATTATTGTACACTGTTCTTTCATGACTACTGTTACTGTGACACTTTGACgataaataaagcttaaaaaaaaaaaaaaaaaattaaggctagccgctcacctCCGGCCTTTacagtcttcgtgggctgcgaacaGCGTGGGCCGGGAAGCTATACGTGATACTTAACTTGTTgatttgtttgttgattttatttgacaaaaaaaaaaaaaaaaaagccttgtaGCAGTTTCCATCCAGTCCACTGGGTGGCAGCCGCGATGCATCCTCTAAACAAAAATCCTCTAAATAACCGCATAAAGAAGACATGTATAACAGTTCCCATCCAGTCCGCTGGGTGGCAGCCGCGATATGTCCTCTAAAACAATAACCGTATAAAGTTAttctatttattctttattttatttattttttattttacttcttctacacttttctttcttgttttaattGTAAGTTGCTGTATAATACATGTAAGTTCGTGTTTATAACTGTATCGTTGTTATTGTTCAAtaaagttgtttaaaaaaaataaataaaataaccgTATAAAGAAGACTTGTAGCAGTTCCCATCCACTCCGCTGGGTGGCACCCGCGATacgtcattaaaaaaaaaaaaacatataaagaagacTTGTAGTAATTTCCATCCAGTCCGCTGGGTGGCAGCCGCGACGCTTGATCTAAACAAAAACCCTCTAAAAAACCGTATGAAGAAGGTATGTAGCAGTTCCCATCCAGTCCGCTGGGTGGCAGCCGCGACGCTTCCTCTAAACAAAAACCCTCTAAAAAAAACCGTATAAAGAAGAAATGTAGCAGTTCCCATCCAGTCCGCTGGGTGGCAGCCGCGACGCTTCCTCTAAACAAAAACCCTCTAAAAAAAACCGTATAAAGAAGAAATGTAGCAGTTCCCATCCAGTCCGCTGGGTGGCAGCCGCGACGCTTGATCTAAACAAAAACCCTCTAAAAAAAACCGTATAAAGAAGACATGTAGCAGTTTCCATCCAGTCCGCTGGGTGGCAGCCGCGACGCTTCCTCTAAACAAAAACCCTCTAAACAACCGTttatacgtttttttttttttttattattaaagacACAACTTGttgacaaaaggaaaaacaaggatAGAATTAGGAACagaacacagaaagagaaataaaaaccttttttaCGGTTATTTAGAGGGTTTTTGTAGCAGTTTCCGTCCAGTCCGCTGGGTGGCAGCCGCGATGCTTCCTTAAAAACGACCGGCtgttcgggaaacctcccgatggccaccacgcccctggcTGAGAGTATTGGTAAGAAAAGGACAAGCCCAGTGTAGCTAACATTAACTGATGAGCTGCCATAAAAGTATCTGTTTTTCCCTATTTGACAAGGCGTGTTAGCATTTTGGTCACATGGCTACCAGTTGAGtttctgagacaggatgtactttaaagtgaaaaaaaagtcaatccATTAGTCACTCAGCAGAAGGATCCTAACTGTTTTCTGAACTGATTCCAAGGGGAAAAGCACCAGGTATCAGCTCTGGTGACATCAATAATACCCAATTCATTGTCATAATGCACCTCAGTATTTTTCTGTCCATCGGAGGAATGGCCAAACATTTTGAGAGGGAGCAGCAAGTAAACCGTGACTTTTGGGTGGTGTAGAAGTCCAGTTTGAAGGGACATGCTGATCTTCTGCATTCATCTTTGTACAAACAAGCTTTTTATGTTCCACAACAGAAGACGTGGACCATAAAAAGGCTGTATGTGTGGAAAATGACCCAAAGAGCTGACATAATAAAGGTCGGAGGTCAACacacttattttgaaaggaaaaaaacaaagtgcagcaaGTGTTTTAACAGATCTTAGTGAAGCTGCTTCCTTGTGCTGTGGCTCAGTGAGCGTCCCTTCATCCTCAGATCTGTAAAGTGCTCTCAGTGAATCGGAGTTGATTTGATTTTAGCATGTAGATTCTGTTCTGATTGTAGTTTTGTGCACTAGTCGCCATCTGCATGCTGAAATCTAGTTAGTTCATACTGTTCCCTGTGCATGAGGGACTGACTGTTACTTCTTGCACAGTGCCTCACATTGTATTAGTGTCAGTGCACTGCAGCCTCCTTTTTGGCTAGCATGGGGGGTGAAAACAAGCTGAGAATAATCACTTATGTCCTTTAAAGTGATGATTTTCAACTTGAATATCCTCTGAAGAAAGATGTTAACATGTACTGTTGCTTCTCTCATTTTTTGTATAATTGTTTTACCTTTTATAGTGGACTTGTTCTGTTTATTGGGCGTTTTTttgtatgaaaaataataaagaaggcctgctgggaacaaaaaaaaaaaaactggaacccGTGCTCTGAGAAACGTTCCGgtgcaaagtgcaattaaaatgcgttaaattttttaattcgttaatttccccgtaataaattaatcgaaattaacgcgttaacccctaatatatatatatatatatatatatatatatatatatatatatatatatatatatataaaatgctctTTGACATTATAAAGTACCACAAGCCATCACGCAGCCCTGATTATAAATGACTGGTTCACATTAAGCTGCATAAAGTCTTCATGGAGTCAGCTCAGTGTGTGCCATCGGCTCTGGAGCGCCTACCTTTCAATAACACGGCACTGAAAAAGCTACCAGTGGATGACTCGGACCAACCCGGGTCCCGGACGGTCCCTGCGGCTTGTTTCTCCCGAATTCGGGGGCTTCAGCCGCTGGTCCGACCTGTCTTCGTGGCCCTG encodes:
- the LOC115773295 gene encoding zinc finger protein 184-like isoform X1 translates to MDSEVLTATSKGDSLSLASLRLLVPPLQLMTASMWQVLRQHDVMNYWKVAEFVSLVMDIVPELLIYKHRTQLNLGLRARYIIELCRSEQLVKPELILPYLDKFKSPHATPLDVEASEAEDVAVNVLELIQTLLKDPEERQNFFMEVFPAEFGSQYDRDLQTLFWEFHCRLTQLLPVPDLEETVSWLRAECSVLEDCVHSVSEPADLKNLLQHHKKLGHLEQHVPPSSMGDSILSSLSAVLPSRGSKPTEQPSQSDPAQGISEDAHTVTFVDDVAVEIITVTDYAEVELGPSSDIEVVMGENCFEGRVANTVAEDLLVALPEEKAKEEGSGETEEEDTQEKTNVHSEVNEVDWTSSQHGIPAGPHDCPDCEKKFKFASSLIAHRVIHTGERPHRCGDCGRCFSFRQSLDRHRHTHKTGRKYDCIICGETFHSLSARTEHKQTHMKDCVYTCHQCNKKFNWELSLARHLKTHTDEHSANVPTDDPREDGQAFEIAEANFSEANVELSESDCQVQANDNCGPEGERDKSGEHPTSQPKGLISESDNDVTTPGKVRTSGRKRRPTMKIQLINLQKQMMAKNRKEITRANPPPLKPLPFSCAEHSYGSPMVSSKDADDSSAADGGVDAFSCPTCSFHHSEEAQVQQHIDEVHSVKTTEDRSSLQALTDEEGYFSCADCEKSFRFHSLLRAHQRIHTGEQPFACSQCGRCFSFKQSLERHKQTHASGRQYECVICGEVFKSLAAQKEHKSTHMENGEYLCSECGRAFAWKSALVRHLKTHSVDADKSEESYKCPRCDLGFSCVSYLNRHLQTHQEERVHACNCGKSFAYRAALTAHQRIHQKERPHICTQCGKGFLYKGGLLSHMKIHSEEMPFMCAFCGKSFKRERNMKKHERCHTRENVFSCSQCDKSFVYKATLIRHELTHSGERPYLCSDCGKGFFSHAELLKHERFHTGHKPFQCPHCGKKFTQSCYLTIHLRYHTGVRPYSCNECDKSFLSANRLKRHQRTHSGEKPYVCGECGKGFRQSYNLKMHQRTHVMKLT
- the LOC115773295 gene encoding zinc finger protein 184-like isoform X2, producing MISFKCDSLSLASLRLLVPPLQLMTASMWQVLRQHDVMNYWKVAEFVSLVMDIVPELLIYKHRTQLNLGLRARYIIELCRSEQLVKPELILPYLDKFKSPHATPLDVEASEAEDVAVNVLELIQTLLKDPEERQNFFMEVFPAEFGSQYDRDLQTLFWEFHCRLTQLLPVPDLEETVSWLRAECSVLEDCVHSVSEPADLKNLLQHHKKLGHLEQHVPPSSMGDSILSSLSAVLPSRGSKPTEQPSQSDPAQGISEDAHTVTFVDDVAVEIITVTDYAEVELGPSSDIEVVMGENCFEGRVANTVAEDLLVALPEEKAKEEGSGETEEEDTQEKTNVHSEVNEVDWTSSQHGIPAGPHDCPDCEKKFKFASSLIAHRVIHTGERPHRCGDCGRCFSFRQSLDRHRHTHKTGRKYDCIICGETFHSLSARTEHKQTHMKDCVYTCHQCNKKFNWELSLARHLKTHTDEHSANVPTDDPREDGQAFEIAEANFSEANVELSESDCQVQANDNCGPEGERDKSGEHPTSQPKGLISESDNDVTTPGKVRTSGRKRRPTMKIQLINLQKQMMAKNRKEITRANPPPLKPLPFSCAEHSYGSPMVSSKDADDSSAADGGVDAFSCPTCSFHHSEEAQVQQHIDEVHSVKTTEDRSSLQALTDEEGYFSCADCEKSFRFHSLLRAHQRIHTGEQPFACSQCGRCFSFKQSLERHKQTHASGRQYECVICGEVFKSLAAQKEHKSTHMENGEYLCSECGRAFAWKSALVRHLKTHSVDADKSEESYKCPRCDLGFSCVSYLNRHLQTHQEERVHACNCGKSFAYRAALTAHQRIHQKERPHICTQCGKGFLYKGGLLSHMKIHSEEMPFMCAFCGKSFKRERNMKKHERCHTRENVFSCSQCDKSFVYKATLIRHELTHSGERPYLCSDCGKGFFSHAELLKHERFHTGHKPFQCPHCGKKFTQSCYLTIHLRYHTGVRPYSCNECDKSFLSANRLKRHQRTHSGEKPYVCGECGKGFRQSYNLKMHQRTHVMKLT